One genomic window of Erinaceus europaeus chromosome 7, mEriEur2.1, whole genome shotgun sequence includes the following:
- the AKAP11 gene encoding A-kinase anchor protein 11 isoform X1: protein MATYQTFRNRRSKARASVRKSFSEEVFQSVKSLLQSEKKLCSISAEDCLKQNEHANLSEVTFLGFNEETDASHIQDLAAVSLQLPALLNSLHFCSLNENEIICMKDINKSSDINHGPLNQKSIPVSKTTIAEGIRQWHTELSTQYKVQGPVQGSQFEPPRSPPAGGVTSQAVKQTHHSGMLCVMRVSPTLPRLRVDFIFHLLSKYATGIRYTLDTYFHQKHQLETTNEDDDDTNQSVSSIEDDFVTAFEHLEEDETSKPRNEGINVATLRGQCDVASQTTSGHHSKAHDLRILIGSGKQKSLAKPAASLINILGHKELPSVKSSVTTSSSEPWVQRSVYRSSNASDKGGDAQKTFFSSSPVYSSESECSSPSPVIFLDEEGYQKSLKAKLELPKIPVMEDDIEDSDSEVSEFFDSFDQFDELEQTLETSCSLLKDPAKGKPSQKKGHKYDKSCSVTTTMNPQKFKFNCPALPAHVRKPTPRKPESPYSNLCETPDSPRPVKASGDDSGLFSPILSSAFSPLGGCAPAECFCQTDSGEDEVHDNHDSFYYTYEDYANILSSEVLDSVLHTQHTNVLPNISSIKKGENETVAFKDESLDPKSKSNAKSLMFKDNIQKFAADLVEKSFGSAFKDLQKGVSSCSSALCHLAIKLTSSVFQMAFNELKRQCAFSLRERAISSLANFLVNEALSNALQDLQYVKKQIFINTVARFAADLAEELVFEGIMEVCQFSCPPTPASPQHQSYDYEDKVVRSYAKDLSESVIQEAFIELSQADVAFPTKAAVSVSTDYINSMSAENVVPSTQTLPFPPTYNNQTAILTKPMQGHSKEYTVQQALFCTSGIITSIPVPLAGSALLPYHVLSNVYQAKSSPPSDGRNVNGDSNQDHVSPQNKEEEVACLRNNFLPSEQSPGNQSDIKPTNGSTEMQSSSKSSDPVIISNFSATLVHTIVNETLESMTSFKITPSVDDCTDYPIKIAQGKTPLHCDPATPQWSETGNKNMFADQLSKSIIKHSIDKSKSLIQNKGNNSAHREGIPVPRGESQLTLEKLPQLCDAQGHLSQCSFSVRKDSVPECKSSVAHGFSLQTLPLCPTVADQKPDSKELVKDKSIKKSNLSNTTFEPLCFGQETPLPQPHTLSSTVLTGVDSLHIEEKQKTRDGNVIPDTPPSTPLVPFQASSEWDIKKLTKKLKGELAKEFAPATPPSTPHNSSVGSLSEHEQNTIEKEEFMLKLMRSLSEEVESSEGEEHPEADVKSEPLGKKVQFAEALATHIISLATETAASQLDNKITREPQAKSPCLNVQSQRIMSPTFLNPPDENLQMLCNFAGDMVAEVITEAEKIAKIRSFMLSRQKKSGCDVDGDQDYRSEEMEVVAHPREVDSFVLSLSPSSCISGLMYKYPSCESVTDEYAGHIIQILKQEGGDSELIMDQYANRLAYRSVKSGLQEAAKTAKMKCNSKMFPMQDPQVKANSELLMFLSKDHHQEDKKQHSVENQSCEWTWDIGRNECPELYSFSSSLVHSITRDAKKELALSTAGLPKSLTDSCLYEESEYDGDTEAHGEQEFPQPLQSSSQNQKLHHSTCSLNGHGSGENVVQAIEQYAKKVVGDTLEVSLGSTVFQMSEPKNSADRITYAEKLSPLIGQTCRHCDQKELHDCTGKSSHHLPRQDSCASKKQLSNSKYSYVYQRSRIFHLDVPQIHVDLDKRTVLAEKIVAEAIEKAERELSNTSLAADSGLGQDGVSFAKSLSTEIVMSAMTDVGHASSPKEMEDFQLTEPFGSQQMNLSFGDDSTGSWSNLSFEDEHQDESSSFHHLSESNGNSSSWSSLALEGDLYEDNLSFPTSDSDESDDNDEEEEEDVEDLEPDGKTLLVTNIDMEPCTVDPQLRIILQWLIASETEVTELYFHDSAKKEFVPLSKQLQEKEWKVGDLLQAVLKYYDVTEKTSGGERCKSLFDWLLENA from the exons GATTTAGCTGCAGTTTCTTTGCAACTTCCGGCTCTTCTGAATTCACTGCATTTCTGCAgtctaaatgaaaatgaaataatttgtATGAAGGATATAAATAAATCATCAGATATAAACCATGGTCCTCTAAATCAG AAGAGTATCCCAGTGAGTAAAACTACCATAGCtgaggggatcaggcagtggcacactgagttaagcacacagtacaaagtgcagggacctgtacaaggatcccagttcgagccccccagatccccacctgcagggggagtcacttcacaagcagtaaagcag ACTCATCATTCTGGAATGCTTTGTGTCATGAGAGTATCACCTACATTACCAAGACTCAGAGTTGATTTTATCTTCCATTTATTAAGTAAATATGCCACTGGTATAAGATACACATTGGACACGTATTTTCATCAGAAGCACCAACTTGAGACCACTAATGAGGATGATGATGACACTAACCAGTCTGTGTCTTCCATTGAGGATGACTTCGTCACTGCTTTTGAGcacttagaagaagatgaaacttCAAAGCCACGTAATGAAG gaATAAATGTTGCTACATTAAGGGGCCAGTGTGATGTTGCTTCTCAGACTACTTCTGGTCACCATTCCAAAGCCCATGATTTAAGAATTCTAATTGGCTCTGGGAAGCAGAAGTCACTGGCTAAACCTGCAGcttctttaataaatattttgggaCATAAAGAATTACCTTCTGTGAAATCTTCAGTCACGACATCATCTTCTGAGCCTTGGGTCCAAAGGAGTGTCTATAGGTCATCTAATGCTTCAGATAAAGGTGGTGATGCacagaagacatttttttcttcttctcctgtcTATTCATCTGAATCAGAATGTTCAAGTCCAAGTCCTGTTATTTTCTTGGATGAAGagggttatcagaaaagtttaAAAGCAAAGCTTGAGCTCCCTAAGATTCCTGTGATGGAAGACGATATAGAAGATTCAGACTCAGAAGTCAGTGAATTTTTTGATAGTTTTGACCAGTTTGATGAACTAGAACAAACTTTAGAGACTTCTTGTTCGCTTCTAAAAGACCCTGCTAAGGGGAAGCCATCACAAAAGAAAGGACACAAATATGACAAATCCTGTTCTGTAACCACTACCATGAATCCTCAGAAATTCAAGTTCAATTGCCCAGCTCTCCCGGCTCATGTTAGGAAGCCAACTCCTCGAAAGCCAGAGTCCCCGTATAGTAACCTGTGTGAAACTCCCGATTCTCCTCGACCAGTGAAGGCATCAGGGGATGACAGTGGTTTGTTTAGTCCCATTCTATCCTCTgcttttagccctctgggaggcTGTGCCCCTGCTGAATGTTTTTGCCAGACTGACAGTGGTGAAGATGAGGTTCATGATAATCATGATTCCTTTTATTATACATATGAAGATTATGCAAATATCCTTTCATCTGAAGTACTGGATTCAGTTCTTCACACCCAACATACTAATGTATTACCAAACATCAGTAGtattaaaaagggagaaaatgaaaCTGTAGCTTTTAAGGATGAAAGCCTTGATCCCAAAAGTAAATCTAATGCTAAATCCTTAATGTTTAAAGATAACATTCAGAAATTTGCAGCAGATCTTGTGGAGAAAAGTTTTGGCAGTGCATTCAAAGACTTGCAGAAAGGAGTTTCTTCATGCAGCAGTGCGCTGTGCCACTTAGCCATCAAATTGACATCATCTGTTTTTCAGATGGCATTTAATGAATTGAAGAGGCAGTGTGCATTTTCATTGAGAGAACGTGCCATTAGTAGTCTGGCTAATTTTTTGGTGAATGAAGCTTTATCGAATGCTTTACAAGATTTACAGTATGTAAAGAAGCAGATATTTATAAATACAGTTGCCAGGTTTGCTGCTGATCTGGCTGAAGAGCTTGTTTTTGAAGGCATTATGGAAGTGTGCCAGTTTTCATGCCCTCCAACACCTGCATCTCCACAGCATCAGTCATATGACTATGAAGACAAAGTGGTGAGGTCGTATGCAAAAGATCTGTCTGAATCTGTCATACAGGAAGCGTTCATTGAGCTATCACAAGCTGATGTGGCCTTCCCAACCAAGGCAGCAGTTAGTGTCTCTACAGATTACATAAACTCTATGAGTGCAGAAAATGTAGTGCCATCGACACAGACTCTCCCATTCCCCCCTACTTATAACAATCAGACAGCGATCTTGACAAAGCCAATGCAGGGCCATTCAAAGGAATACACAGTACAACAAGCCTTGTTTTGCACTTCTGGAATTATTACTTCAATACCTGTGCCCTTGGCAGGAAGTGCCCTCCTCCCTTATCACGTTTTATCTAATGTTTATCAGGCAAAATCTTCTCCGCCATCTGATGGTAGAAATGTGAATGGTGACTCCAACCAAGACCATGTTAGCCCCCAAAACAAAGAAGAGGAAGTAGCTTGTCTCAGAAATAACTTCTTACCTTCAGAACAGAGTCCAGGTAACCAGAGTGATATTAAACCAACTAATGGCAGTACTGAAATGCAAAGCTCTTCAAAATCAAGCGATCCAGTAATTATTAGCAACTTTTCTGCAACATTGGTGCATACAATAGTAAATGAGACTTTAGAGTCAATGACATCATTCAAAATTACACCATCAGTTGATGACTGTACAGATTATCCAATTAAAATAGCCCAAGGGAAAACTCCTCTTCACTGTGATCCAGCAACACCACAGTGGAGTGAAACTGGCAATAAGAACATGTTTGCTGATCAGTTATCTAAATCTATTATTAAACATTCCATAGACAAAAGCAAATCATTGATTCAGAATAAAGGTAACAATTCAGCACATAGGGAAGGCATACCTGTTCCTAGAGGAGAGTCACAGTTGACTTTGGAAAAACTCCCCCAATTGTGTGATGCTCAGGGTCACTTATCTCAGTGTTCTTTTTCAGTAAGAAAGGATAGTGTTCCAGAATGTAAAAGCTCTGTGGCTCATGGGTTTTCTTTGCAAACACTACCACTTTGTCCAACCGTGGCAGATCAGAAACCTGATTCAAAGGAACTTGTTAAggacaaatcaataaaaaagtctAATTTGAGTAATACGACATTTgagcccttgtgctttgggcaGGAAACCCCTCTCCCCCAGCCGCATACTTTGTCATCCACCGTGCTTACAGGTGTTGATAGTTTGCACatagaagaaaaacagaagacCAGAGATGGGAATGTAATACCTGATACTCCTCCATCAACTCCTCTAGTACCGTTCCAGGCAAGTTCAGAATGGGATATCAAGAAGTTAACCAAAAAGCTAAAGGGGGAATTAGCTAAGGAATTTGCACCTGCGACACCACCTTCAACACCTCATAACTCATCTGTTGGTAGTTTGTCTGAACATGAACAAAAtacaatagaaaaagaagaattcaTGTTGAAACTTATGCGTTCTCTTTCAGAAGAAGTTGAAAGCAGTGAAGGTGAAGAGCATCCCGAAGCAGATGTGAAGTCAGAGCCGTTAGGGAAGAAAGTTCAGTTTGCAGAAGCCTTAGCTACACATATCATTTCACTTGCAACTGAAACAGCAGCTTCCCAGTTAGATAATAAAATCACTCGAGAACCACAGGCCAAAAGCCCTTGCCTAAATGTGCAAAGTCAAAGAATTATGTCTCCTACTTTTCTGAACCCTCCAGATGAAAATCTACAAATGTTAtgcaactttgcaggagatatgGTGGCAGAAGTCATCACAGAAGCTGAGAAAATAGCAAAAATTAGAAGCTTTATGCTCTCCAGGCAAAAGAAGAGTGGTTGTGATGTTGATGGTGACCAAGATTATAGATCAGAGGAAATGGAGGTTGTAGCACACCCAAGAGAAGTggactcttttgttctttctttatcACCAAGCTCTTGTATTTCAGGACTGATGTATAAGTATCCCAGTTGTGAAAGTGTAACAGATGAATATGCAGGTCACATTATCCAAATACTGAAACAGGAAGGCGGTGATAGTGAGTTAATAATGGATCAATATGCCAATAGACTTGCTTATCGATCTGTTAAATCAGGATTGCAAGAAGCAGCCAAGACAGCCAAAATGAAGTGTAACTCAAAAATGTTCCCTATGCAAGACCCACAGGTGAAAGCCAACAGTGAACTGTTGATGTTCTTAAGTAAAGATCACCACCAAGAAGATAAGAAACAACATAGTGTAGAAAACCAGAGTTGTGAATGGACATGGGATATAGGCAGAAATGAGTGCCCTGAACTGTAtagtttttcctcctctcttgttCACAGCATCACAAGAGATGCTAAAAAAGAGTTGGCACTTTCTACAGCTGGTTTGCCAAAGTCCTTAACAGACTCTTGCCTTTATGAAGAATCTGAATATGATGGAGATACTGAAGCTCATGGTGAGCAAGAGTTTCCTCAGCCTCTTCAGTCTTCTTCACAGAATCAGAAACTGCATCATAGTACATGCAGCTTAAATGGGCATGGTTCTGGAGAGAATGTTGTTCAGGCAATAGAACAGTATGCTAAAAAAGTAGTGGGTGACACTTTAGAAGTAAGTTTAGGATCCACCGTTTTCCAGATGTCTGAGCCCAAGAATTCAGCAGATAGGATCACTTATGCAGAAAAGTTGTCACCTCTAATAGGTCAAACTTGCAGACACTGTGACCAGAAAGAACTCCATGATTGCACAGGCAAGTCATCTCACCACTTGCCCAGACAGGATTCGTGTGCTAGCAAAAAGCAACTTTCTAATTCTAAATACagctatgtttatcagagatctAGAATTTTTCATCTTGATGTTCCTCAAATTCATGTTGATCTTGATAAGAGAACTGTGCTTGCTGAGAAGATAGTTGCTGAAGCTATTGAAAAAGCCGAGAGAGAGCTGAGCAACACTAGTTTGGCGGCCGATAGTGGACTTGGCCAAGATGGCGTTAGCTTTGCTAAAAGCCTTAGCACAGAAATAGTGATGTCAGCAATGACAGATGTTGGACATGCTAGCAG tccaaaAGAAATGGAAGACTTTCAACTCACTGAGCCTTTTGGTAGCCAGCAGATGAATCTCAGCTTTGGTGATGATAGTACCGGTAGCTGGTCCAATTTAAGTTTCGAAGATGAGCATCAGGATGAGAGCAGCAGTTTTCACCACCTTAGTGAAAG taaTGGTAACAGCAGTAGCTGGAGCAGTCTTGCTTTAGAAGGAGATTTGTATGAGGACAATTTATCCTTTCCAACATCAGACAG TGATGAATCAGATGATAatgatgaagaggaagaggaggatgtaGAAG ATTTGGAGCCAGATGGAAAGACTCTGCTAGTTACAAATATTGACATGGAACCTTGCACAGTAGACCCCCAGCTAAGGATCATTCTTCAGTGGCTCATTGCCTCTGAAACTGAAGTCACAGAACTTTATTTTCATGACTCTGCAAAGAAGGAGTTTGTACCA CTCTCAAAACAATTAcaagaaaaagaatggaaagtGGGAGACCTCCTCCAGGCTGTCCTGAAGTACTATGATGTGACAGAAAAGACTTCTGGCGGGGAAAGATGCAAGTCACTGTTTGATTGGCTCTTGGAGAATGCATAG
- the AKAP11 gene encoding A-kinase anchor protein 11 isoform X2: MATYQTFRNRRSKARASVRKSFSEEVFQSVKSLLQSEKKLCSISAEDCLKQNEHANLSEVTFLGFNEETDASHIQDLAAVSLQLPALLNSLHFCSLNENEIICMKDINKSSDINHGPLNQKSIPVSKTTIAEGIRQWHTELSTQYKVQGPVQGSQFEPPRSPPAGGVTSQAVKQTHHSGMLCVMRVSPTLPRLRVDFIFHLLSKYATGIRYTLDTYFHQKHQLETTNEDDDDTNQSVSSIEDDFVTAFEHLEEDETSKPRNEGINVATLRGQCDVASQTTSGHHSKAHDLRILIGSGKQKSLAKPAASLINILGHKELPSVKSSVTTSSSEPWVQRSVYRSSNASDKGGDAQKTFFSSSPVYSSESECSSPSPVIFLDEEGYQKSLKAKLELPKIPVMEDDIEDSDSEVSEFFDSFDQFDELEQTLETSCSLLKDPAKGKPSQKKGHKYDKSCSVTTTMNPQKFKFNCPALPAHVRKPTPRKPESPYSNLCETPDSPRPVKASGDDSGLFSPILSSAFSPLGGCAPAECFCQTDSGEDEVHDNHDSFYYTYEDYANILSSEVLDSVLHTQHTNVLPNISSIKKGENETVAFKDESLDPKSKSNAKSLMFKDNIQKFAADLVEKSFGSAFKDLQKGVSSCSSALCHLAIKLTSSVFQMAFNELKRQCAFSLRERAISSLANFLVNEALSNALQDLQYVKKQIFINTVARFAADLAEELVFEGIMEVCQFSCPPTPASPQHQSYDYEDKVVRSYAKDLSESVIQEAFIELSQADVAFPTKAAVSVSTDYINSMSAENVVPSTQTLPFPPTYNNQTAILTKPMQGHSKEYTVQQALFCTSGIITSIPVPLAGSALLPYHVLSNVYQAKSSPPSDGRNVNGDSNQDHVSPQNKEEEVACLRNNFLPSEQSPGNQSDIKPTNGSTEMQSSSKSSDPVIISNFSATLVHTIVNETLESMTSFKITPSVDDCTDYPIKIAQGKTPLHCDPATPQWSETGNKNMFADQLSKSIIKHSIDKSKSLIQNKGNNSAHREGIPVPRGESQLTLEKLPQLCDAQGHLSQCSFSVRKDSVPECKSSVAHGFSLQTLPLCPTVADQKPDSKELVKDKSIKKSNLSNTTFEPLCFGQETPLPQPHTLSSTVLTGVDSLHIEEKQKTRDGNVIPDTPPSTPLVPFQASSEWDIKKLTKKLKGELAKEFAPATPPSTPHNSSVGSLSEHEQNTIEKEEFMLKLMRSLSEEVESSEGEEHPEADVKSEPLGKKVQFAEALATHIISLATETAASQLDNKITREPQAKSPCLNVQSQRIMSPTFLNPPDENLQMLCNFAGDMVAEVITEAEKIAKIRSFMLSRQKKSGCDVDGDQDYRSEEMEVVAHPREVDSFVLSLSPSSCISGLMYKYPSCESVTDEYAGHIIQILKQEGGDSELIMDQYANRLAYRSVKSGLQEAAKTAKMKCNSKMFPMQDPQVKANSELLMFLSKDHHQEDKKQHSVENQSCEWTWDIGRNECPELYSFSSSLVHSITRDAKKELALSTAGLPKSLTDSCLYEESEYDGDTEAHGEQEFPQPLQSSSQNQKLHHSTCSLNGHGSGENVVQAIEQYAKKVVGDTLEVSLGSTVFQMSEPKNSADRITYAEKLSPLIGQTCRHCDQKELHDCTGKSSHHLPRQDSCASKKQLSNSKYSYVYQRSRIFHLDVPQIHVDLDKRTVLAEKIVAEAIEKAERELSNTSLAADSGLGQDGVSFAKSLSTEIVMSAMTDVGHASSPKEMEDFQLTEPFGSQQMNLSFGDDSTGSWSNLSFEDEHQDESSSFHHLSESDESDDNDEEEEEDVEDLEPDGKTLLVTNIDMEPCTVDPQLRIILQWLIASETEVTELYFHDSAKKEFVPLSKQLQEKEWKVGDLLQAVLKYYDVTEKTSGGERCKSLFDWLLENA; this comes from the exons GATTTAGCTGCAGTTTCTTTGCAACTTCCGGCTCTTCTGAATTCACTGCATTTCTGCAgtctaaatgaaaatgaaataatttgtATGAAGGATATAAATAAATCATCAGATATAAACCATGGTCCTCTAAATCAG AAGAGTATCCCAGTGAGTAAAACTACCATAGCtgaggggatcaggcagtggcacactgagttaagcacacagtacaaagtgcagggacctgtacaaggatcccagttcgagccccccagatccccacctgcagggggagtcacttcacaagcagtaaagcag ACTCATCATTCTGGAATGCTTTGTGTCATGAGAGTATCACCTACATTACCAAGACTCAGAGTTGATTTTATCTTCCATTTATTAAGTAAATATGCCACTGGTATAAGATACACATTGGACACGTATTTTCATCAGAAGCACCAACTTGAGACCACTAATGAGGATGATGATGACACTAACCAGTCTGTGTCTTCCATTGAGGATGACTTCGTCACTGCTTTTGAGcacttagaagaagatgaaacttCAAAGCCACGTAATGAAG gaATAAATGTTGCTACATTAAGGGGCCAGTGTGATGTTGCTTCTCAGACTACTTCTGGTCACCATTCCAAAGCCCATGATTTAAGAATTCTAATTGGCTCTGGGAAGCAGAAGTCACTGGCTAAACCTGCAGcttctttaataaatattttgggaCATAAAGAATTACCTTCTGTGAAATCTTCAGTCACGACATCATCTTCTGAGCCTTGGGTCCAAAGGAGTGTCTATAGGTCATCTAATGCTTCAGATAAAGGTGGTGATGCacagaagacatttttttcttcttctcctgtcTATTCATCTGAATCAGAATGTTCAAGTCCAAGTCCTGTTATTTTCTTGGATGAAGagggttatcagaaaagtttaAAAGCAAAGCTTGAGCTCCCTAAGATTCCTGTGATGGAAGACGATATAGAAGATTCAGACTCAGAAGTCAGTGAATTTTTTGATAGTTTTGACCAGTTTGATGAACTAGAACAAACTTTAGAGACTTCTTGTTCGCTTCTAAAAGACCCTGCTAAGGGGAAGCCATCACAAAAGAAAGGACACAAATATGACAAATCCTGTTCTGTAACCACTACCATGAATCCTCAGAAATTCAAGTTCAATTGCCCAGCTCTCCCGGCTCATGTTAGGAAGCCAACTCCTCGAAAGCCAGAGTCCCCGTATAGTAACCTGTGTGAAACTCCCGATTCTCCTCGACCAGTGAAGGCATCAGGGGATGACAGTGGTTTGTTTAGTCCCATTCTATCCTCTgcttttagccctctgggaggcTGTGCCCCTGCTGAATGTTTTTGCCAGACTGACAGTGGTGAAGATGAGGTTCATGATAATCATGATTCCTTTTATTATACATATGAAGATTATGCAAATATCCTTTCATCTGAAGTACTGGATTCAGTTCTTCACACCCAACATACTAATGTATTACCAAACATCAGTAGtattaaaaagggagaaaatgaaaCTGTAGCTTTTAAGGATGAAAGCCTTGATCCCAAAAGTAAATCTAATGCTAAATCCTTAATGTTTAAAGATAACATTCAGAAATTTGCAGCAGATCTTGTGGAGAAAAGTTTTGGCAGTGCATTCAAAGACTTGCAGAAAGGAGTTTCTTCATGCAGCAGTGCGCTGTGCCACTTAGCCATCAAATTGACATCATCTGTTTTTCAGATGGCATTTAATGAATTGAAGAGGCAGTGTGCATTTTCATTGAGAGAACGTGCCATTAGTAGTCTGGCTAATTTTTTGGTGAATGAAGCTTTATCGAATGCTTTACAAGATTTACAGTATGTAAAGAAGCAGATATTTATAAATACAGTTGCCAGGTTTGCTGCTGATCTGGCTGAAGAGCTTGTTTTTGAAGGCATTATGGAAGTGTGCCAGTTTTCATGCCCTCCAACACCTGCATCTCCACAGCATCAGTCATATGACTATGAAGACAAAGTGGTGAGGTCGTATGCAAAAGATCTGTCTGAATCTGTCATACAGGAAGCGTTCATTGAGCTATCACAAGCTGATGTGGCCTTCCCAACCAAGGCAGCAGTTAGTGTCTCTACAGATTACATAAACTCTATGAGTGCAGAAAATGTAGTGCCATCGACACAGACTCTCCCATTCCCCCCTACTTATAACAATCAGACAGCGATCTTGACAAAGCCAATGCAGGGCCATTCAAAGGAATACACAGTACAACAAGCCTTGTTTTGCACTTCTGGAATTATTACTTCAATACCTGTGCCCTTGGCAGGAAGTGCCCTCCTCCCTTATCACGTTTTATCTAATGTTTATCAGGCAAAATCTTCTCCGCCATCTGATGGTAGAAATGTGAATGGTGACTCCAACCAAGACCATGTTAGCCCCCAAAACAAAGAAGAGGAAGTAGCTTGTCTCAGAAATAACTTCTTACCTTCAGAACAGAGTCCAGGTAACCAGAGTGATATTAAACCAACTAATGGCAGTACTGAAATGCAAAGCTCTTCAAAATCAAGCGATCCAGTAATTATTAGCAACTTTTCTGCAACATTGGTGCATACAATAGTAAATGAGACTTTAGAGTCAATGACATCATTCAAAATTACACCATCAGTTGATGACTGTACAGATTATCCAATTAAAATAGCCCAAGGGAAAACTCCTCTTCACTGTGATCCAGCAACACCACAGTGGAGTGAAACTGGCAATAAGAACATGTTTGCTGATCAGTTATCTAAATCTATTATTAAACATTCCATAGACAAAAGCAAATCATTGATTCAGAATAAAGGTAACAATTCAGCACATAGGGAAGGCATACCTGTTCCTAGAGGAGAGTCACAGTTGACTTTGGAAAAACTCCCCCAATTGTGTGATGCTCAGGGTCACTTATCTCAGTGTTCTTTTTCAGTAAGAAAGGATAGTGTTCCAGAATGTAAAAGCTCTGTGGCTCATGGGTTTTCTTTGCAAACACTACCACTTTGTCCAACCGTGGCAGATCAGAAACCTGATTCAAAGGAACTTGTTAAggacaaatcaataaaaaagtctAATTTGAGTAATACGACATTTgagcccttgtgctttgggcaGGAAACCCCTCTCCCCCAGCCGCATACTTTGTCATCCACCGTGCTTACAGGTGTTGATAGTTTGCACatagaagaaaaacagaagacCAGAGATGGGAATGTAATACCTGATACTCCTCCATCAACTCCTCTAGTACCGTTCCAGGCAAGTTCAGAATGGGATATCAAGAAGTTAACCAAAAAGCTAAAGGGGGAATTAGCTAAGGAATTTGCACCTGCGACACCACCTTCAACACCTCATAACTCATCTGTTGGTAGTTTGTCTGAACATGAACAAAAtacaatagaaaaagaagaattcaTGTTGAAACTTATGCGTTCTCTTTCAGAAGAAGTTGAAAGCAGTGAAGGTGAAGAGCATCCCGAAGCAGATGTGAAGTCAGAGCCGTTAGGGAAGAAAGTTCAGTTTGCAGAAGCCTTAGCTACACATATCATTTCACTTGCAACTGAAACAGCAGCTTCCCAGTTAGATAATAAAATCACTCGAGAACCACAGGCCAAAAGCCCTTGCCTAAATGTGCAAAGTCAAAGAATTATGTCTCCTACTTTTCTGAACCCTCCAGATGAAAATCTACAAATGTTAtgcaactttgcaggagatatgGTGGCAGAAGTCATCACAGAAGCTGAGAAAATAGCAAAAATTAGAAGCTTTATGCTCTCCAGGCAAAAGAAGAGTGGTTGTGATGTTGATGGTGACCAAGATTATAGATCAGAGGAAATGGAGGTTGTAGCACACCCAAGAGAAGTggactcttttgttctttctttatcACCAAGCTCTTGTATTTCAGGACTGATGTATAAGTATCCCAGTTGTGAAAGTGTAACAGATGAATATGCAGGTCACATTATCCAAATACTGAAACAGGAAGGCGGTGATAGTGAGTTAATAATGGATCAATATGCCAATAGACTTGCTTATCGATCTGTTAAATCAGGATTGCAAGAAGCAGCCAAGACAGCCAAAATGAAGTGTAACTCAAAAATGTTCCCTATGCAAGACCCACAGGTGAAAGCCAACAGTGAACTGTTGATGTTCTTAAGTAAAGATCACCACCAAGAAGATAAGAAACAACATAGTGTAGAAAACCAGAGTTGTGAATGGACATGGGATATAGGCAGAAATGAGTGCCCTGAACTGTAtagtttttcctcctctcttgttCACAGCATCACAAGAGATGCTAAAAAAGAGTTGGCACTTTCTACAGCTGGTTTGCCAAAGTCCTTAACAGACTCTTGCCTTTATGAAGAATCTGAATATGATGGAGATACTGAAGCTCATGGTGAGCAAGAGTTTCCTCAGCCTCTTCAGTCTTCTTCACAGAATCAGAAACTGCATCATAGTACATGCAGCTTAAATGGGCATGGTTCTGGAGAGAATGTTGTTCAGGCAATAGAACAGTATGCTAAAAAAGTAGTGGGTGACACTTTAGAAGTAAGTTTAGGATCCACCGTTTTCCAGATGTCTGAGCCCAAGAATTCAGCAGATAGGATCACTTATGCAGAAAAGTTGTCACCTCTAATAGGTCAAACTTGCAGACACTGTGACCAGAAAGAACTCCATGATTGCACAGGCAAGTCATCTCACCACTTGCCCAGACAGGATTCGTGTGCTAGCAAAAAGCAACTTTCTAATTCTAAATACagctatgtttatcagagatctAGAATTTTTCATCTTGATGTTCCTCAAATTCATGTTGATCTTGATAAGAGAACTGTGCTTGCTGAGAAGATAGTTGCTGAAGCTATTGAAAAAGCCGAGAGAGAGCTGAGCAACACTAGTTTGGCGGCCGATAGTGGACTTGGCCAAGATGGCGTTAGCTTTGCTAAAAGCCTTAGCACAGAAATAGTGATGTCAGCAATGACAGATGTTGGACATGCTAGCAG tccaaaAGAAATGGAAGACTTTCAACTCACTGAGCCTTTTGGTAGCCAGCAGATGAATCTCAGCTTTGGTGATGATAGTACCGGTAGCTGGTCCAATTTAAGTTTCGAAGATGAGCATCAGGATGAGAGCAGCAGTTTTCACCACCTTAGTGAAAG TGATGAATCAGATGATAatgatgaagaggaagaggaggatgtaGAAG ATTTGGAGCCAGATGGAAAGACTCTGCTAGTTACAAATATTGACATGGAACCTTGCACAGTAGACCCCCAGCTAAGGATCATTCTTCAGTGGCTCATTGCCTCTGAAACTGAAGTCACAGAACTTTATTTTCATGACTCTGCAAAGAAGGAGTTTGTACCA CTCTCAAAACAATTAcaagaaaaagaatggaaagtGGGAGACCTCCTCCAGGCTGTCCTGAAGTACTATGATGTGACAGAAAAGACTTCTGGCGGGGAAAGATGCAAGTCACTGTTTGATTGGCTCTTGGAGAATGCATAG